GGTTGAACTTTATAAAATAGATTCCTGATTTCAGATCGTGTACATTCCAGTCATAAGAATGAAAACCGGAGTTCTGGCTTTCTTTAACAAGAACTTCTACCAGTTGTCCCTTTAGATTATACACTTCGATTTCAACCTTTCCTGCTTTGTTGAGCCGGTAATTGATATTTGTTTTGGAATTTACCGGATTTGGAAAGATCTGAATTCGATTCATCTCGTCAATTATTTCATTATCATCATCAGAACCTGAAGGGATGGATTCTATGGAAACATTTATTTCGGAATTTGCCGGTATATTAAC
Above is a genomic segment from Candidatus Cloacimonadota bacterium containing:
- a CDS encoding T9SS type A sorting domain-containing protein; translated protein: VNIPANSEINVSIESIPSGSDDDNEIIDEMNRIQIFPNPVNSKTNINYRLNKAGKVEIEVYNLKGQLVEVLVKESQNSGFHSYDWNVHDLKSGIYFIKFNRNNLSQIRKCLVVK